A stretch of the Nerophis ophidion isolate RoL-2023_Sa linkage group LG27, RoL_Noph_v1.0, whole genome shotgun sequence genome encodes the following:
- the tfe3a gene encoding transcription factor E3a isoform X2: MSSVGPDPNTSMLEPETGVLQPQTVFVILDAAESLNVLQVESGIVADIEVDALLPSDCDAFYQIKSQPIGTSTYPSSSSVPAAMSSRVLLRQDLMRQQALQEEQKEAQQLLRVPAFSSPVCVSAASNVPPAQVPVEVLKVQTHLENPTRYHIQQAQKQQVRQYLSSASRNLSTPSPDSAGRHALSSPKMEETIIDDVISMESSLNDDFLMLLHSPQHVATTLPAAGTAPGVYGDSGEMATPSLAVSNSCPADLLAIKQEVNEVDTKVLMKERQKKDSHNLIERRRRYNINDRIKELGALVPKSPDPDSRWNKGSILKASVDYIRKLQKEQQRARDMESRHKSLENANRTLMLRIQELELQARLHGVPSCSSSSSSLDGALGDPRAFLSLATGATVPPSLDSFSLAGLSESHGLADVFSPDLMNHVGLVALDDLGDILMEDGGGVMSPAGGADPMLSCGVSRCSSRRSSFSMDDDL, encoded by the exons ATGTCTTCTGTCGGTCCCGACCCGAACACCAGCATGCTGGAGCCCGAGACCGGAGTTCTGCAGCCGCAGACCGTCTTCGTCATCCTGGACGCGGCGGAAAGTCTTAATGTGCTGCA GGTTGAATCCGGCATCGTGGCCGACATCGAGGTGGACGCTCTGTTGCCGTCAGACTGCGACGCCTTCTACCAGATCAAGAGCCAGCCCATCGGCACCAG CACCTACCCCTCCTCTTCCTCCGTGCCGGCGGCCATGTCGTCCAG GGTTCTGCTGCGCCAGGATCTGATGCGGCAGCAGGCGCTGCAGGAGGAGCAGAAGGAGGCGCAGCAGCTCCTGCGTGTGCCCGCCTTCTCCTCGCCCGTCTGCGTCAGCGCCGCCTCCAACGTGCCCCCCGCTCAAGTGCCCGTAGAGGTGCTGAAG GTGCAGACCCACCTGGAGAACCCCACCAGGTACCACATCCAGCAGGCTCAGAAGCAGCAGGTGCGGCAGTACCTCTCCTCCGCCAGCCGCAACCTTTCCACTCCAAGCCCCGACTCCGCCGGCCGCCATGCGCTCAGCAGCCCCAAG ATGGAAGAGACGATCATAGATGACGTCATCAGCATGGAGTCCAGCCTCAATGACGACTTCCTGATGCTGCTCCACTCGCCGCAGCATGTCGCCACCACG TTGCCCGCCGCAGGAACGGCGCCAGGCGTCTACGGGGACAGCGGCGAGATGGCCACGCCCTCACTCGCCGTGAGCAACAGCTGCCCGGCCGACCTGCTCGCCATCAAGCAAGAGGTCAACG AGGTGGACACAAAGGTGCTGATGAAGGAGCGACAGAAGAAGGACAGCCACAACCTGA TCGAGAGGCGGCGACGCTACAACATCAACGACCGCATCAAAGAGCTGGGAGCCCTCGTGCCCAAGTCGCCCGACCC GGACAGCAGGTGGAACAAAGGGAGCATCCTGAAGGCGTCGGTGGATTACATCCGCAAACTTCAGAAGGAGCAGCAGCGGGCGCGCGACATGGAGAGTCGACACAAAAGCCTGGAAAATGCCAACAGAACCTTGATGCTCAGGATACAG GAGTTGGAGCTCCAAGCCCGCCTCCACGGTGTCCCCTCTTGTTCTTCCTCATCCTCGTCTCTGGATGGCGCCCTGGGTGACCCGCGGGCCTTCCTCTCTCTGGCCACCGGCGCCACCGTGCCGCCGTCCTTAGACTCGTTTAGCTTGGCCGGGCTCAGCGAGTCTCATGGGCTTGCCGACGTCTTCTCTCCGGACCTGATGAACCACGTCGGGCTGGTGGCGCTGGATGACCTGGGAGACATACTGATGGAGGACGGTGGGGGCGTGATGTCGCCCGCGGGTGGCGCCGACCCCATGCTGTCCTGTGGCGTGTCACGCTGCAGCAGCAGGAGGAGCAGCTTCAGCATGGATGACGACCTCTGA
- the tfe3a gene encoding transcription factor E3a isoform X1 translates to MSSVGPDPNTSMLEPETGVLQPQTVFVILDAAESLNVLQVESGIVADIEVDALLPSDCDAFYQIKSQPIGTSTYPSSSSVPAAMSSRVLLRQDLMRQQALQEEQKEAQQLLRVPAFSSPVCVSAASNVPPAQVPVEVLKVQTHLENPTRYHIQQAQKQQVRQYLSSASRNLSTPSPDSAGRHALSSPKVEMEETIIDDVISMESSLNDDFLMLLHSPQHVATTLPAAGTAPGVYGDSGEMATPSLAVSNSCPADLLAIKQEVNEVDTKVLMKERQKKDSHNLIERRRRYNINDRIKELGALVPKSPDPDSRWNKGSILKASVDYIRKLQKEQQRARDMESRHKSLENANRTLMLRIQELELQARLHGVPSCSSSSSSLDGALGDPRAFLSLATGATVPPSLDSFSLAGLSESHGLADVFSPDLMNHVGLVALDDLGDILMEDGGGVMSPAGGADPMLSCGVSRCSSRRSSFSMDDDL, encoded by the exons ATGTCTTCTGTCGGTCCCGACCCGAACACCAGCATGCTGGAGCCCGAGACCGGAGTTCTGCAGCCGCAGACCGTCTTCGTCATCCTGGACGCGGCGGAAAGTCTTAATGTGCTGCA GGTTGAATCCGGCATCGTGGCCGACATCGAGGTGGACGCTCTGTTGCCGTCAGACTGCGACGCCTTCTACCAGATCAAGAGCCAGCCCATCGGCACCAG CACCTACCCCTCCTCTTCCTCCGTGCCGGCGGCCATGTCGTCCAG GGTTCTGCTGCGCCAGGATCTGATGCGGCAGCAGGCGCTGCAGGAGGAGCAGAAGGAGGCGCAGCAGCTCCTGCGTGTGCCCGCCTTCTCCTCGCCCGTCTGCGTCAGCGCCGCCTCCAACGTGCCCCCCGCTCAAGTGCCCGTAGAGGTGCTGAAG GTGCAGACCCACCTGGAGAACCCCACCAGGTACCACATCCAGCAGGCTCAGAAGCAGCAGGTGCGGCAGTACCTCTCCTCCGCCAGCCGCAACCTTTCCACTCCAAGCCCCGACTCCGCCGGCCGCCATGCGCTCAGCAGCCCCAAGGTGGAG ATGGAAGAGACGATCATAGATGACGTCATCAGCATGGAGTCCAGCCTCAATGACGACTTCCTGATGCTGCTCCACTCGCCGCAGCATGTCGCCACCACG TTGCCCGCCGCAGGAACGGCGCCAGGCGTCTACGGGGACAGCGGCGAGATGGCCACGCCCTCACTCGCCGTGAGCAACAGCTGCCCGGCCGACCTGCTCGCCATCAAGCAAGAGGTCAACG AGGTGGACACAAAGGTGCTGATGAAGGAGCGACAGAAGAAGGACAGCCACAACCTGA TCGAGAGGCGGCGACGCTACAACATCAACGACCGCATCAAAGAGCTGGGAGCCCTCGTGCCCAAGTCGCCCGACCC GGACAGCAGGTGGAACAAAGGGAGCATCCTGAAGGCGTCGGTGGATTACATCCGCAAACTTCAGAAGGAGCAGCAGCGGGCGCGCGACATGGAGAGTCGACACAAAAGCCTGGAAAATGCCAACAGAACCTTGATGCTCAGGATACAG GAGTTGGAGCTCCAAGCCCGCCTCCACGGTGTCCCCTCTTGTTCTTCCTCATCCTCGTCTCTGGATGGCGCCCTGGGTGACCCGCGGGCCTTCCTCTCTCTGGCCACCGGCGCCACCGTGCCGCCGTCCTTAGACTCGTTTAGCTTGGCCGGGCTCAGCGAGTCTCATGGGCTTGCCGACGTCTTCTCTCCGGACCTGATGAACCACGTCGGGCTGGTGGCGCTGGATGACCTGGGAGACATACTGATGGAGGACGGTGGGGGCGTGATGTCGCCCGCGGGTGGCGCCGACCCCATGCTGTCCTGTGGCGTGTCACGCTGCAGCAGCAGGAGGAGCAGCTTCAGCATGGATGACGACCTCTGA
- the zgc:113363 gene encoding myoD family inhibitor domain-containing protein — MDASTSSSQSECISSQPVANTPRPLQCADEAPPLRSVTAKDKDSSVAPPPGCASKHPLPVSSTSTRHPHHQHLSPNNSSASFKVDAAHIKEVAGDDCCVHCLLACLFCELLSMCSAVGACLPCTGGVACCCAAANDCCRCCCVEACQSSWDCGMLGECCNSADCLEICLECCSICFPS; from the exons ATGGACGCGTCGACGAGCTCCAGCCAATCAGAGTGCATCTCCAGCCAGCCCGTGGCCAACACACCACGCCCACTGCAATGTGCAG ACGAGGCCCCGCCCCTTCGCTCTGTTACAGCAAAGGACAAAGACTCATCGGTGGCCCCTCCCCCTGGGTGCGCCTCCAAGCATCCACTTCCTGTTTCATCCACAAGCACTCGCCATCCCCATCACCAGCATCTCTCCCCCAATAATAGCTCCGCCTCCTTCAAGGTGGACGCCGCCCACATCAAAGAAGTAGCAGGAGATG ACTGCTGCGTTCACTGTCTGCTGGCGTGCTTGTTCTGCGAGCTGCTGTCCATGTGCTCGGCCGTGGGGGCGTGTCTACCGTGCAcagggggtgtggcctgctgcTGCGCCGCCGCCAACGACTGCTGCCGCTGCTGCTGCGTGGAGGCGTGTCAGTCGTCGTGGGACTGCGGGATGCTGGGGGAATGCTGCAACTCGGCCGACTGCTTGGAGATTTGTCTGGAATGTTGCTCCATCTGCTTCCCATCTTAG